Genomic window (Oryzias latipes chromosome 17, ASM223467v1):
aagaaactaaaaaagtaaaataaaaataaatttgaagtAATAAAAAGGGTCACATTATTGTCTGGGATATTTAGGTAAGCAAATAAAtcgtataaaataaaatgtgtaaaaagtttttttttcccatcttaaAAATTATTAACTAATGCCGTGTGGCTCGAAGACATGCAGATGATTAACTTACAAATAATGATACATGTTCTTTAGAAACTACACATAACTTCAATTAAGTAATTTTTGCCTTAGAAAACAAGATCCCATTGATTGTATCCGGGTTtctatatacacacacacaggttaGGTCTGAAACCTAGTTTGCTGacgttttacattttggttCTCCGTACAaagaattaaagcaaaaatatgagAGCGGAGGCTTGAGGGGAGTCTTTCACCCCTTCCTGGCGTGGCTCTCTTAGCATTTCCCCCCCTTTAATCACaaaaaaggtcagaggtcactgaCTAGCATGCCTCAGGAAACCCTGTTTTCAAACCTTTATAAAGGAAtcgagggggagggggggatacaactggcaaaaaaaaaaaaaaaattagcagtcgatctggaaaaaaataaaaactgtacctttttaacaattaaaacTACTGTACATGAACCCTAACATTCTCTTATGGCCAGAAACATCCTGAGCAGGATTTACATCAGACCAGTCTGGCAGAAGTACAACACGTTAAAGGAGGGCTTCGAGGACGGGCCCCCACCAGACTCACGCAACAGTCATCACAGGTCTGTTCAGGTCACAGCCCCGCATCTGTTCTGAGTGAGACGGAGGAAACAagaggagaagggggggggggggggggggttgtgctGTCAGGTCTACAGTGCACTGGAGATGTTTGTCTGAGATCCAAATGGCCTCCCCCATAATGACAGGGTTTGTTCTTCTGAGATTCAGTAAGGACTTGCACTAAAGCACCATGGACTGGTCTTCACAAAGACAACCAGTTCAGCCCCCCTCCTGCAGTAGATTCTATTTTTCCTACTCCGGGGAGGGGGGGCTCCTGTTATTGTTCTTTAAGTAACAAACAGTCAAAACAGCAAATAAATTCAATATTATACTAAACAAAGCACCAAAAGCACAACAGCAACGGCCCAATTCTTTACTCAGAGGGCTACCATTCATTCCATAATATTAAACCCTGCAGATCTGTCACAACGtccagggagggagggggggtgtgCATTGTCCTACACACTGACGGGATCTAGATGTAATGACTGTGTAGGGAGGGACAGCTGGAAAAATAATCAGTAAGCAAAAAACattctgcagctgctgggaTTGGAACACAAAAGTGTCTGGAAGCCCTGGATGACCTAGCTACTAGCTGCCATTAAGGATACGATGATTCTTCCTCGTGTGTGAGCCTgaaaacgtgtgtgtgtgtgtgtatgtgcggtCAGAGGAAGCCCTTGAGAATCAGGTGTGTGGTTTTGAATTCAGTCGTCATGGCTTGTCTGCTTCTACAGGAGCTCCTTCCTCGTATGTTCAAAAGGGCCACCAACGGCGAGCGCCACACCGCCGTCGCTCTCCTCACCTTAACACTTTACGAAACAGTTACTGCAAACTCACATCGAaccgaaaacaaacaaacgagcTAACACAGAACAGGATGAACCCTGCCTCGGTAATGCTATGACACACAGAACCGATTTTTAAACTAGCGAACACGCGGCGCTTTACGGGAACAACAGTGTGTCATCTGAGAGCGCCCAACAGCTTTGCTGCGACAAGGTGGAAGACCAAACAGAAACGGTaagagctgcttttttttgtttttgttttttccttttttttttcctttttagaggGGCTGGGGGTTACagtgtagaagaaaaaaaaaataatacctAGCCCCTTTGGTTTTTTGGAGGAGCGCTTTTTCTCCTCCATCGTTCTGGACGCAACATTCTGGTGGGACAGCCGAGAGTCCCactgatcaaaaataaaaacactaaaacaagCCGATTTGGGTgtaacagacaaaataaagttcTAGTGTGGATGGATCGGAGTAAAGGACAGAAACCAAACGCCTCTCGTGGTCGTGACACACTGCCGCTCAGGAGTGGGCATcgttctcacacacacaaacgcacacacacactgaacagaGATGTACAGGGATTGTCACACAGCCCAAACATACAACCGGACCAAACGTCTTGGTCCATCAACGTCACGTCTCACATCATAAAGGAGCAATACACTCATCCAAACCACGTGTTTCTGAATCGTTTTGCTTAGTTACCCATGGCTAAATTTTTATGTGGCAACAAAACAGGAATTCATCCTCAAGAGGTCCCTTGAGTGTAGTGTTCAGCCTAACAaccgttaaaaacaaaaaaatacaaagagttTGGAGAGGAAGGAGGATCTTTCCACTTCTGTCAGGAACAACGGCATGAGTGAGTGAGCTCGGGAGAAAAAAAGACTCGCTGGAACCGTTTACGGTGAGGACGTTTCAAATTAGGAGTAGAAAAGTGCAGGCCTCGTTTGACAGCTTCATCCAAAAATATCTGCTAAATACAAAAGTGTCAAACGGAAAGGCTGTGAGAGAGAAAGCAGGCAGAAATCTGAAGAAGCCAGAATGAAGACGTGTGGAGACGGACCGGCAGCCTGCGGAGCGGAGCGGGCCGGTCCGGGACAAAATGAAGGCCTGAAGAGAGATAAGACACTAGTTTCCTTCCATATGTTCACCGCCGAGAGACTGTCTGAGCCCCCGCCGCCCAGTTTCATTCACGTTCctctgaaaataaatcattgtcattattattattgacagtTAACAATATATCAGCATCCGTATATTATCATCTCTATTAATGCATTTACTATGGTCCATCGAGTGTGAAGGTTTTTAGTGTGAATCCTTCCATTGTGTCCACCACAGCTGGTGGCCCACTCAACTACCCTTCCTGCCCCCCACGTGTCCACAAACCCTCATTTTTAATCCCCCGCCTAATTGCCACGGGCATTAGGAGAAGATGCGGATGCACTGTGTGGTGGGGGTGTGACAGACGGGGCATTCGGGTTCAGCAGACTGGCAGATCTGCCCGGCACACTCCATGCAGAACAGGTTGTGGCCGCATGGCACCAGGGCCGCCGTCACCTCGctctcaaaacacacaaagcagTCCCTGTTGAGCGCCGGGCCCACGCCGACCAGGCCCGCGACCCCGGGGCCGGAACCGCCTTTGAGGCGGCTCAGCATCCCGGAGCTGAGGCCCCCGCTGCTGCCACCTCCTTCAGAGTCAGTGGGGGAGCCACCGGGCAGGGAAGAGGCCGAGCAGGAGGAGTAGCCAGTCGATGAGCCGCcggagctggagctggaggcTCCAGAGAAGGAACCCCCGCCGGTGCTGCCGGACTGCAGCCAGGAGAGAGTGCTGAGGGGGTCGCTTTGGGCGCGGCGGGCCAGCGGGTGATCCAGAGGGCCCACAACGGTATCCTGAGGCAGAGTTGGAGACAATCTTGGAGTGATGGCGCCTCCGCTGAGGCCGCTGCTGTTGCGGCGTAGGGGTTGCGGCTGGGAGGAGCCAGCTACCTTATTGCCCCCTCCACCGTTGACAAAAGGTGCCCAGATGTTGGAAGCGCTGAACTCAAAGCCCAACTCATCTGAAGCTGGCAGCCCCGGGGTGGAATCTCCCCCAAATGTGAATCCACCCCCAGCACTGCTGGAGCCGGTGCTGAAAGGGCTGGTGGGGCTGCCCCCTTCGTTGGCCTTCCGGGCGGCGTTGAAGGTGTCAGAGCTTATCCCACTGTTGTGCGTGTGATATGCAACTGCAGAGGACATCTTACGGCTGGAAGAGTGGTGCATAGACACAGGGAGAGAAGGGGGCGGGGACGGCGCGGGAGGAGGCGGGGCCGGGTGGTGACTTGCCGCCCTGGACCACAAAGAAGCTCCCAGTGCTCCGCTTAAAGAGCCGAGGCCTTCTAAGCTGACATCAGTGCCGTTGGTGTGGAAGTCGTTGTCTCCTTGCAGGTCTACGAAGGTTCCAGTTCTCAGGGTGATGTGGGTCTCGATCTCCTCTCGTGCTCGGTCCACGTTCTCTGGCATCCCGGTCACCTCAAACACCGGATCTTTCTCTCTGCTTGGTGTCACAATGTAGGTGTGGGTCTGCTGCTGGATGCGCTTGATCGTTGCCCCCTTTGGTCCAACGACTAAACCGACGACTCTGTAGGGCACTCTCACCTGAATCAAGGAGAATGAGCTTCAGGAAATATGTTCcatgctatatatatatatatatctatatctatctatctatatatagatatatctatatatatctatatttatatatatatttatgagcgATATGTAACAAAAATCACTCTCCTGTTATATTgagccagaaaaaaaattagctcTACCTGTATGGTGGTCTGTCCTGGTAGATGAGGGGGACCCGGCAGTGAGCCTCCTCCTCCAGACCCTCCAGCTTTGCAGCGGGAAGCCCGGATCATGGAGAAATGCTCCGCTGCAGACACAATTTCACGTTTGGCCATCTCCACATCCTCCCTGCGTCCCGTGACGATGAACACTGGCTCCTCCCCTCTAACGGGAGTCTTTATGTAGGTGTTTGTTTTGGCACGCAGAGCCTTGATCTTACAGCCTGcaagaaccaaaaacaaaaaaaccattaAGCATGCATACAAACAAACCAATCACACAACATGTAACATAAAAGTGTTCATAGAAACACATTTTGCCGACGCGTTTTCatttaataaatttttttttttaaagcaaattggCAGAGAATCATttgtcaaaaaatatataactgCTCTTTAAGGCATAAAAACCTGaataattttattatattttcatACTTAGATTTAATTGTTTTCTAAATTCTTTGAGAGCTTTAGTGACAATTATTTGTCCCCCTTTATTTCCACTCACATACTACATTGTtgtaatgcatgtttttttcaatttaaattaaaaataagaatctTTGGAAATAGTTACTTTAATTTGTAAGAtttcctaaaaaagaaaactgaataataaaacaaaacatgttttgttctttttaaatataaagaatTAGCACTGTAATAACATCCCttctatttaaaataatataactTTAAACGGAATTTATATAACATGAAACTGTTCTtaataaatgctttatttaaatgttaaaagacAACAAGCATGCCCTTTAgtttaacataaataaatgttagtTAAAACTGGGTTTTCTGTAAACAGATTTTGATCTTCAGTGCGCATGCCCGGATTTGCTTATCGGGAGCCAACGTTGTTGTCGCAAAAGCGGGATATTTCCGTTTTGCTAGTAACCGCCGCAGCACCGACTGGAGCAGCGGCACGTATGCGGGGTATAAAAGAGGTCAGACATAAAGCAGGtggctgcttctgctgctgcactgCCCGTGTCCTCTTTTGCCCCCCCGCCAGCATCCACACCGCACTGTGTCTTTAAGGGAGCACGGCTCTACCACGGCGACCAATAGCGCGCGCGGAGCGTGATGTCATTCTGGGAAGCAGAAAGCAtggctttttcaaacaaagagAACAATGCCGTTATGCTAACGCGGCTGCGGCGTGTAAGCCCGCCGCTAAACATCACTTTACGCCTAAATTAGGGGTAGCGTTGGTTTAAAAATTCACAGAAAGAGCCGAGTGTGGTAGTAAACACGTGTAAGAACGTGGCGGGCGCGGAGTGCGAACATCGGCAGACAGCGATGGGTGCAGGGCGTAACACCGCCCAGTCCCGTATGTGTGCGGCTGCTCCGATTCAGCAGAAAATCCACGCAGAAGccgaaaataaacaacaacaggcGAACACGTGTTCCAATGGCGACACTTTACGGTTCAAAACAGCCACTTTCGGGCCCACGGTCCCCGTTTCCTTTGTCTGGCGGAGGCTTCTAGACATGTCCAGACTACCGACAATCTGCTGCTTTGTCTGACCCTCTTCCACCCCTCCCCCCAATCCTTTTCATCAACTCTACGCGCTCCCCACCTTCATGTTGGCgcataaaaacacataaaaaatattattttgaacTTTAAACCCCCCAATTTATTAACAGGGCGTACAGACAGTCAAACAACAGCAGCACACAGGTGAATAATGtcaacagacccccccccccccccctcttaaaAAACAGGCACCCAAACAAAGAAACGCACATACATAATAAACACTTTCCACGCCATGATGCTCCTACCTTGCCTCCCGACTATTTCAGCCACATGTTCAGAGCTTGGTACAGGCACACATTCGGTCATGTTGACGCTCCGTTTCCTGTTGCAGAGGACGGAGGTTTGCTCCCCGTGGAGCACGGAGTGCGATCCGGCCATGTGGTACCCGCCTGATCCGTAGTACTCCGGGGATGGAGAACAGGACGACGGCGAGTCTCTGGAGCCGCCGGGGTGGTCGAGCATTTGTAGATCCACAAAGCCGCTCCCACCCACACCATTGCAGCCCTCGGAGCCCGGACCCTGGGGTGCATCCAAAGTGTCGACGAGCCCACCGCTTCCACCGCCCCCACAATCCACCTTCTCCAGAGCCATGAGTGACAGCTGGTCCAGGGCGAAGCGGAGCACCTCTTGGTGATCCTCTTCCCGGGACTCCTGGTCTGTCTCTCGGGGCAGACCAACTCCGTTGTGCTGGCTGCTGATCACCACTTCGTGGTCCATAATCTCGGGGTGGAATAAAGGGCTCGGCATAGTCTCTCTGTGGATCTCACATCAGATCAGACCGATGATGCCTAAATGTTGGGAGTGAGCTCACTCTTAcctaaaatgacaaataaacagaaatcaaagtctgccttttttttgtttaaaaagaggaaaaagaaaagaaaaggtggaGACAAAGGAGCAACATGCATGCCGGTGTTTATCTGAGCGCCTCGCTTTGTCTGTTGTTGTCTCTTGTCTGACAACTGAAGCCCTGATCCAGGATGATGACTGTTTTGCTCATTTCAACAAAGCTAAACAAAGATTTCCCAATACAGCGAGTATTGCTGTTTATTGCGTTAACTCCAGCCAATACCAAACAAACATATATAGAATattcttacaaaaataaattaaatatttaaacataacAGTCTTCAGGAAGAAAAGCTAGCAGCTAGCTCCACTCAGTCGGCATTGAGTCACGTTGTCGACCCCTTTGTTTGGGAGCACCGCGGCTAGCTTGCTAGCTCTGCTTTGACAGTCGAACTTGCCCTTTTTAATCAAAACGACAgcgttgtttttaaaattttaaaaaagcccCAAAGCCCCGTAAACttactttatttatcctttAAAATCTTCTCCCCGTTAAAGCTTTGGTTCTTGAAAGAAAGACGTGAAGCGGCAAGGAAGAGCAGACCAGTGCGGTGCAGCGCTACTAGCTACCGCGTTAAGCTAACTAGCAAGCTAACTCGGGGGGGCGTTGGAGGAAAAACCgttaaaaagcaaaagagaaaaaaagaggactctgttgtttctttcttttttcctctttttcctgcCTGGGGAATCAAACCCGACTCCTATGAGCGCTGTAGAGTTTTCATCCTCCAGTTTGTCAATCAAGACCGCAGCCGCACATCCAAGACTGGGAGGGAGTTACCTTCAGTTATAAAAACAGTGATTCTCGGCTCGCTGCTGATGCCTGACCCCGCTCGGTCCGCCGCCTTTGTCTCGCCAGACGCACGCCGCTCCGTCTCCCGCACACGGCACTGACGTCACCCGCGACACAACAATGGGTTCAAAGGCCAAATGCGGCAAACAGACAACACGAGGCACTCTTTAGCTCCACCAAATACACCAATCTCTACATACTTCTTGTATTTCTTGgaaaagtctgatttttttcttcccgtTTCTGCAGGTTTATGTGGAAAAGACTGCGGTCATGGCTGGGTGTGTTCTCATGATCATGGCCACCAATGAGATGCTTGGGGAGGTCCGCCAAGACCTCAGTGATGCTCCAACACCCATCATACATCTATATGTATTAAAAAGGCTAAAGTCTGTTCACATTTAACAAACCACTATTTCCCATTATGGTACACAATATACTTTAGGACGGTATAAGTTAAAACATCAAACCTCTGAAAACAACATCATCTTTTAAGCACATATGGATTATTGTAAAGAATTCCTTAAATAACAGCTCCATAAATGTTATGTTTCAGCTTTAAGATGCTGTATTTACTCATTTAGAAATGTGCACACCCTCCATTCTACAGGATTCTTAGTCCCTCCCACTACAAGGGAAGCAAGGAGGATAACACAAAAGGAGAGTAAAGATAGTAGACATACAATAGATTTTTTAATTAGTTCTAATCAAAGTCAAATTCTGAAGTCTATCACCAATCAGATGTGCAAAAATAGATTTTCCTGACATTTTAAGCACGTTAATGCATAGATACACCCCCAAAGTGTCTTTTCAGTGttatttgtaaatgtttctttccttccttcttAGAAAGGCCTAGAGCGCTGTACTGttcactggtgccaacctataaccaccaggatcTTTCTTAGTCAAGggcacttcgacacatgggcgcgcagggcaggaaccaaacctgcaatcttctgaccagaggtcgaccgctcttcTTCTGCATCACAGCCGCCCCCCGTCcatcttctgtttttaataaagctATGGTAATAAGGCAATTTCCCTTcggtgggatcaataaagttctattctatAACACGTTTAGCTTTTATTACTTGACATGTTTTTTGAATAATAAAAGGATATTTTATAGATTTTCTGCAGATTCAATTCACCAGACAAAATAATCTGCAGGAATTCTTTAACTCCAGACCGAAtaatttcaaacacaaacaggGACTCAAAGAGTCGAATTATGAAGATTCTCAATTCTATCACCAGTCggataagaaaaaacaagttcCCCTGACACTTCAAGTACAATAATCCACAGCTACACACccattgtattttttgtgttatttattatttttcttctgtttttattagaGCTAAGGTAAAAATGAAATCCcccctttgtgggatcaataaaggaACTCAAAGTAACCTATTTTTAGCCATATTTTAtgcatcaattaaaaaaaagaagagaaaaacttCATCAATCATTAAGaagctgcatttatttttcagtgaCAGTGGTACATAGTTGGATGCACACATTTTCTGAAacaatttaaacttaaaaaacaaaaaacaagaataaaacaatTCAGCTTATCATAAGATAGAACCACAACCACGCTGTAAGGACCCAACTGCAAACTTTTTTTCACCATCACAACAAGAGTGCCgtgcacaaatacaaaaatactgCAGTTTGCTCTGTGTTTCAAACACCACTTACAGTGTCGGCAGAAGATACAGAAACACGTTCTGGgataacaattttaaaaatatacacaCTTCTCAGAACCAAcgtgaacattataatacacaaAGACCTTCACATACATATGGTTTGCACCTTCAGCATTGAATTGAAACAGTCATTTACTTAAAGTAACACTGCCTTGTACTAAGCACCATCCACAGCTGCCATGCATTAGTAGAGGTAAACAGAAACTTGAAGCACCCTTTCAGGATTACACAACCACTtgaaccaagaaaaaaaactgtttaggtTATTGAAATCTGtagaatgtctttgttttaggACAAATTCTTTAGGTGTGTATGAAATCCTgtgtggagtaaaaaaaaaaaatctgaaaaacgtTACCAGTACACATGTCCAACCTGTGAAAGAAACAGACATACGGTTAAGTTAGACTACAGGAATAAAGTAGAGTTAAAGGCCCACTCtactatgatgaaaatttttctttttttaacatgtccttgtggcatttttctgatgactgaggacacatagaaagaaaattctgtaagctcaaaatttcatttctgtgtagttctttattcaaatcgctgtgaatcaggagtggacacaaaacaaaagctgtaTTCATGACGTATATAGAACACTGAGCACCCACAAGCTTCCTGCACTGATCCatctgatgcatcaacttgtaAGTAAGTACCGGTAagtatattttatttctatagcaccttCCACAGGCAGAAGTCACAAAGTGTTCACaggttttttatatatatatatatatataaaaacattaaagacaaaaagcatATACCGTCTAAAACAATCATCCCAAgaccaaataaaaacagttaaaaacagtttttaaaacttgtaGATGGCTAGATTCATTTAGATTTTGGTTTtattggcatctggctcaaaaccgtacggttggatagctccgatattgctcgccatttttgttgtcccagtaatgttaggttggaggtgtgagtgGCTGTAACCTTGTGGGAGAGAGTGTCAACAGGGAACCCTgagttatgggtgacgggaagaggGTCTGGGGTTGCTCTGAGCCAAGGGTCCAGCCTccaactcaggtgaatttctaattaactcctgccgctctgcagaaactatgtccaagaaaacgacacagggtttttgattttggctaaaatttgtATACTTATAATTAAATAACCCCTggcaacacatttaaaatggatcaaaagatgatcagagtgggactttaatcaaTTCTAAAAAGGCGTTTTCGGATACCTGGACTATAAGTTCTCCTTGTCCACCTGGTCAGTCTTCTCCTCCACTTTGTCCACCGATGCATCAGGAGCAGCGTACTCCACATTAGCCAGAGAATCAGCCATCAGGGCCTCCTCCAGCCGTCTCCTCACACTCTGCACCAAGTCTTCCTGTTTCCTTAGATCAAAACACGCACAACAGAGTTACAGCTAGCAAAAGGACATCTCTTAAAGATTAGCTTTCCTTTCAACATCTCGGGAGATTCATAACTGCACATCTTAACATGGTCTAAAAAGAACCATgttaagaagaaagaaaatgtttttgcagcttGATTTACAGAATATGCGAGCTCAGAAGTAATACAAACAACACCATTTGTGCTAGCAGTTTATGGCTGATGTATCTTAGcgacagagattttttttttacgtgaaaCCATTTCTAAGACTATTTctataaaagctttttaaatgttagtAATGAATAAAATGTGAAGGAATAcactggttttattttgtatccAGCTGAAAACTGTAGAGTGAACTTTGTTTGGAAAAtctaagccttttttttaacatatattcATGCATTTAATGAATGAATACAAACATGTTGTACTACTGAACAGGACCAAAGTGTCATGTTTTAAAGTAAGCCGTGGGTGAAGGAGGTGGAAGCGAGGTCGGCAGCCTGCTTCAACCTTTAGGATCCTCTGAGAATGCAGATGCTAAGAGGACAAGGTCCACTGCTGATTTCAGCACAGAAGAACAGGAAGAGCAGTGGACGACCATAAACCAGCCTCTGTCTACTTATAATGTCATTAGGCTGCAAAGGCCTTTCAAAGGAAACACGTCAAAGGCTTTCCACGCCAAAGAAAATTCAGTTGGAGTTAAGACATAGTTATTTTTATG
Coding sequences:
- the mex3d gene encoding RNA-binding protein MEX3D, producing MPSPLFHPEIMDHEVVISSQHNGVGLPRETDQESREEDHQEVLRFALDQLSLMALEKVDCGGGGSGGLVDTLDAPQGPGSEGCNGVGGSGFVDLQMLDHPGGSRDSPSSCSPSPEYYGSGGYHMAGSHSVLHGEQTSVLCNRKRSVNMTECVPVPSSEHVAEIVGRQGCKIKALRAKTNTYIKTPVRGEEPVFIVTGRREDVEMAKREIVSAAEHFSMIRASRCKAGGSGGGGSLPGPPHLPGQTTIQVRVPYRVVGLVVGPKGATIKRIQQQTHTYIVTPSREKDPVFEVTGMPENVDRAREEIETHITLRTGTFVDLQGDNDFHTNGTDVSLEGLGSLSGALGASLWSRAASHHPAPPPPAPSPPPSLPVSMHHSSSRKMSSAVAYHTHNSGISSDTFNAARKANEGGSPTSPFSTGSSSAGGGFTFGGDSTPGLPASDELGFEFSASNIWAPFVNGGGGNKVAGSSQPQPLRRNSSGLSGGAITPRLSPTLPQDTVVGPLDHPLARRAQSDPLSTLSWLQSGSTGGGSFSGASSSSSGGSSTGYSSCSASSLPGGSPTDSEGGGSSGGLSSGMLSRLKGGSGPGVAGLVGVGPALNRDCFVCFESEVTAALVPCGHNLFCMECAGQICQSAEPECPVCHTPTTQCIRIFS